In the Penaeus chinensis breed Huanghai No. 1 chromosome 31, ASM1920278v2, whole genome shotgun sequence genome, one interval contains:
- the LOC125041771 gene encoding uncharacterized protein LOC125041771: MHFPPLLLVLISVVVSRELNTTFHLQGEKGPQYFVESIASPPPGQGQNGTSVPRSPPDSAKEDSVPECADEISHDTSFDWAFVCPRADSLYKLFERFKRENHRMRVKITVKKVDGPLRLQPPPRIIIISLFLQNANVTRISNEAQNLSSLSSLSRLDLRNNPLLELEYMQWMSVLSSLTVLSLRETPVTELALTLLMPYLPALQHLDISSSGLRFLPEKVFDKNPELQLLDLSNNEFGKLTLPGSLTLRLTHLNISSCQLDKVSVLTACVEGPCPTPSSQGRLRILDVSNNYLKWLPRRLVESLEKNAVVNIKENRWNEACHRCPLYYLWQYSRQALYIDAREDLDCFSEAVLRRCGWEDCPTECDCDRERNTVNCTGKGLVELPIVVPSETEIFLADNNDITNIDNLYFPTYCNLKQLSVERNLVTELLLTVKGKCNCPTDGDYYREESNCYPLHLHTVSLDDNKIKRLTAADCSLLYPLRTLTMSRNKLENPGAQVCGSLQHLRSLDLSHNRITNVTSHDLATYPFLRDLNLSHNALEKLPPNITELAPRLKTLNVVSTCISNLTSGTSGLSIINENISMMNCGRHDQGAAKEEPGTPEKKSVKAFMVAIAVFVIVIIFLYVCSVCVRHWCSPGGYTTKEIEDTSECKYSVFVVHSSKDREMVRENLIIPLFQRGYSVAWHENAFVPGAWILENIERAVRNSERMVVFATDNLTASRCSLQEIRRGRYEEMDREEFRVMALVTETLPRALAKDLYEIVALRTHIHYSDRDYIEKICQFLRPPRPVPVQDTPPLHATSIRSHLDRFDEMRRGHKKQNMSEVVYLHRDDEGYVIDQCTASITKGARVSPWSQMSQGARVQMLLKYTKSPGMPSESYAETRSLNYVLLDQKDDDNEDEDSFQLGTSSRFFITRTSCRF, encoded by the exons ATGCACTTCCCGCCACTGCTACTGGTCTTGATCAGCGTTGTGGTCTCACGCGAATTAAACACAACGTTTCATTTACAAGGTGAAAAGGGACCTCAGTATTTTGTCGAATCCATCGCGTCTCCGCCTCCTGGCCAAGGGCAGAATGGAACTTCTGTACCac GATCTCCTCCAGACTCAGCGAAGGAAGACTCTGTTCCCGAATGCGCCGATGAAATCAGTCATGACACTTCCTTCGACTGGGCCTTTGTCTGCCCCCGGGCTGACTCTCTCTATAAGTTATTCGAACGATTTAAACGAGAG AATCATAGAATGCGCGTCAAAATCACGGTGAAGAAGGTGGACGGACCGCTAAGACTGCAGCCTCCTCccagaatcatcatcatctcgcTTTTTCTTCAGAACGCGAACGTAACACGAATATCTAATGAAGCGCAAAACCTG TCCTCGTTGTCATCCTTAAGCCGGCTGGACCTGAGGAACAACCCGCTCCTTGAGCTGGAGTACATGCAGTGGATGAGCGTCCTGTCCTCGCTGACGGTACTCAGTCTCAGAGAAACGCCTGTGACTGAGCTGG CACTGACGTTACTGATGCCGTATCTTCCTGCTCTCCAGCACCTTGACATCTCCTCTTCTGGCCTCCGTTTCCTCCCTGAGAAAGTCTTCGACAAGAACCCG GAACTGCAACTCCTCGATTTATCGAATAATGAATTTGGGAAACTAACACTACCTGGAA GCTTGACCTTGAGGCTGACGCACCTCAACATCTCGAGCTGTCAGCTGGACAAGGTGTCCGTGCTGACGGCGTGCGTGGAAGGCCCGTGCCCCACGCCCTCCTCCCAGGGACGCCTGAGAATTTTGGACGTGTCCAACAACTATCTGAAGTGGTTGCCAAGGAGACTGGTGGAGTCCCTCGAAAAAAATGCCGTTGTCAATATCAAAG AGAACCGCTGGAACGAGGCGTGCCACCGCTGCCCGCTCTACTACCTGTGGCAGTACTCGAGGCAGGCGCTGTACATTGACGCCCGCGAGGACCTCGACTGCTTCAGCGAGGCCGTTCTTCGGAGGTGCGGCTGGGAGGACTGCCCCACCGAGTGCGACTGCGACCGCGAGAGGAACACGGTGAACTGCACCGGGAAAG gcctgGTGGAGCTGCCGATCGTCGTGCCCTCCGAGACCGAGATCTTCCTGGCGGACAACAACGACATCACGAACATAGATAACCTCTACTTTCCCACGTACTGCAACCTCAAGCAACTCAGTGTCGAACGCAACCTCGTGACTGAGCTTT TGCTCACAGTTAAAGGGAAATGCAACTGCCCTACAGACGGAGACTACTACAGGGAGGAAAGCAACTGTTATCCTCTGCATCTCCACACAGTGTCCTTAGATGATAACAAGATTAAGAGACTGACCGCTGCCGACTGTTCGTTGCTGTATCCTCTGAGGACACTTACGATGTCTAGAAATAAG CTGGAAAACCCCGGGGCGCAGGTCTGTGGCTCCCTCCAACACCTGCGTTCCCTCGACCTCTCACACAACAGGATCACCAACGTAACCTCGCATGACCTCGCCACATACCCATTTCTGCGGGACCTCAACCTCTCTCACAACGCCCTAGAAAAACTACCTCCCAACATAACCGAACTAGCGCCTAGACTCAAGACTCTGAACGTCGTTTCCACTTGCATAAGCAATTTAACCAG tGGGACCTCGGGACTGAGTATTATTAACGAAAACATCTCTATG ATGAACTGCGGTCGCCACGATCAAGGCGCGGCAAAGGAAGAGCCAGGGACGCCCGAG AAAAAGTCAGTCAAAGCCTTCATGGTAGCCATTGCCGTCTTCGTCATAGTGATCATATTCCTCTACGTGTGCAGCGTATGTGTCAGGCATTGGTGCTCCCCCGGAGGATACACTACCAAGGAGATTGAAGACACGAGTGAG TGCAAGTACTCAGTGTTCGTTGTCCACTCCTCAAAAGACCGTGAGATGGTTCGAGAAAACCTTATCATACCCCTTTTCCAGCGCGGATACAGCGTAGCCTGGCACGAGAATGCGTTTGTGCCCGGTGCGTGGATATTAG AGAACATAGAGAGAGCGGTGAGAAATTCGGAAAGGATGGTGGTCTTTGCAACTGACAATCTTACAGCAAGCAG GTGTTCTCTGCAAGAGATTCGTCGCGGGCGTTACGAGGAGATGGACAGAGAAGAATTCAGG gttatggctttggtcacggaaaCGCTACCGAGGGCGCTGGCGAAGGACCTGTACGAGATCGTCGCCCTGCGCACGCACATCCACTACAGCGACAG AGACTACATCGAGAAGATCTGCCAGTTCCTGCGCCCCCCGCGGCCGGTTCCGGTGCAGGACACCCCCCCTTTGCACGCCACCAGCATCCGGTCACATCTGGATCGCTTTGATGAAATGCGGAGAGGACACA AGAAGCAGAATATGTCTGAGGTAGTTTACTTGCATCGCGATGATGAGGGTTATGTCATCGACCAGTGCACCGCGTCTATCACCAAAG gAGCGAGGGTGTCGCCCTGGTCACAGATGTCGCAGGGGGCGCGGGTTCAGATGCTTTTAAA ATACACGAAGAGCCCAGGAATGCCGTCAGAAAGCTACGCAGAAACAAGGAGTCTAAACTACGTGTTACTGGATCAGAAAGATG ACGATAACGAGGATGAAGATTCGTTCCAGTTGGGAACTTCCTCCAGGTTCTTCATCACAAGAACTTCGTGTCggttttga
- the LOC125042072 gene encoding uncharacterized protein LOC125042072 — protein MIIVHCAIGGLYEVRMYNSFPECFLRLAVVPVSNQHLGRVVTSSPSSQGPDLLNSLVNASLVSVTGSINDFSASDVTTHFQTLYNESCTSSTVPYISFRPPPPYEMKGGPHPCSTEKDVASYASWTAQNPRIYLRG, from the exons ATGATTATTGTACATTGTGCCATTGGTGGTCTGTATGAAGTGAGGATGTATAACAGTTTTCCAGAGTGCTTCTTACGGCTGGCAGTGGTACCAGTATCCAATCAGCATCTAGGACGAGTAGTGACGTCATCACCTTCCAGCCAGGGGCCGGATTTGCTAAACTCTCTCGTAAACGCCTCTCTCGTATCAGTTACGGGAAGTATCAACGATTTCTCAGCTAGCGACGTTACTACCCATTTTCAAACACTATACAACGAGAGC TGTACGTCctccacggtcccctacatatcctttcgccccccacccccttacgaGATGAAGGGCGGCCCCCACCCTTGCTCCACGGAGAAGGATgtagcctcgtacgcctcctggACCGCCCAAAATCCCCGAATTTACCTTCGGGGGTGa